The Candidatus Kaelpia imicola genome contains a region encoding:
- a CDS encoding sodium-dependent transporter — protein MKNEYMQLHRPQWKTRVGFLLAALGSAVGLGNIWRFSYLCYKNGGGAFLVPYFIALLVVGIPLMILELGVGHKMRGSAPMSLAKISRRWEWLGWWSVIFVMFGIVLYYSVIISWCFNYLLYALDLRWGSDPNGFFFKQFLGVTKGPFQIGNIRFGILIALAFVWFINWIIVFLGIEKGIERANKIFMPLLFFLTAILVFWSIKLPGALEGLKIYLKPDFSLLRESRVWIEAFSQIFFTLSLGFGIMITYGSYLPKKSDIVLNSYCIAGLNSIFSFFAGLAVFATIGYMANQTGVGFNEVIKESIGLAFVVYPQAISLLPFLPQLFGFLFFLTLCIAGISSSISIIEAFSSALIDKFHFNRKTITSIVCILGFFGSMIFTTGGGLFWIDIVDHFLSHYGLIMIGILQTVLVAWVYKAGKLREHIDNVSDLKIGVWWDGAVKYIIPGVLLILFFNDLSYEILNPYGGYSSIALLLIGRDWLLYTLFAALIFAMCPWRKNIHSNKE, from the coding sequence ATGAAAAATGAATATATGCAGCTCCATCGCCCTCAGTGGAAGACGAGAGTAGGTTTTTTGCTTGCAGCCTTGGGTTCAGCAGTAGGTCTTGGTAATATCTGGAGGTTCTCCTATCTCTGCTACAAGAACGGCGGCGGAGCGTTTTTAGTCCCTTACTTTATAGCTCTTTTAGTTGTAGGTATACCGTTAATGATTCTTGAGCTTGGGGTCGGGCATAAGATGAGAGGCTCGGCTCCGATGAGTTTGGCAAAGATAAGCCGTAGATGGGAATGGCTGGGATGGTGGTCGGTAATATTTGTAATGTTTGGAATAGTTCTCTACTATTCTGTAATAATATCCTGGTGCTTCAACTATCTTCTATATGCTTTAGATCTCAGATGGGGTTCAGACCCTAACGGCTTCTTTTTCAAGCAGTTTCTCGGTGTTACCAAGGGTCCGTTTCAGATAGGCAATATCAGATTCGGGATATTGATAGCCCTTGCTTTTGTATGGTTTATAAATTGGATAATTGTTTTTTTAGGTATCGAGAAAGGAATAGAGAGGGCAAACAAGATATTTATGCCCCTGCTCTTCTTCTTAACAGCTATTCTTGTCTTTTGGAGCATAAAGCTGCCCGGTGCTTTAGAAGGCCTAAAAATATATCTTAAGCCTGATTTCTCTCTTCTTAGAGAATCCAGAGTATGGATAGAAGCTTTCTCTCAGATATTCTTTACCTTAAGTCTCGGTTTTGGAATAATGATAACATACGGGTCTTATCTGCCTAAGAAATCTGATATAGTATTAAACTCTTACTGTATAGCGGGTTTAAATTCTATCTTTTCTTTTTTTGCCGGGCTTGCCGTTTTTGCCACTATAGGTTATATGGCCAATCAGACCGGAGTAGGATTTAACGAGGTTATAAAAGAGTCTATAGGGCTGGCATTTGTAGTATACCCTCAGGCTATAAGCCTGCTGCCGTTTCTACCTCAGCTTTTTGGTTTTCTGTTTTTCTTAACACTCTGTATTGCCGGTATATCGTCATCTATATCGATTATTGAGGCTTTTAGCTCTGCACTAATAGATAAGTTTCATTTCAACAGAAAGACTATTACGAGCATAGTCTGTATTCTGGGCTTTTTCGGTTCTATGATATTTACTACCGGAGGCGGGCTGTTCTGGATAGATATAGTCGACCATTTTCTCTCTCATTACGGGTTGATAATGATTGGAATACTCCAGACTGTCTTAGTGGCCTGGGTATATAAGGCTGGAAAATTAAGAGAGCATATCGATAATGTATCCGATCTTAAAATAGGAGTATGGTGGGACGGGGCAGTAAAATATATTATCCCGGGTGTACTTTTAATTCTCTTCTTCAATGATTTAAGTTATGAAATTTTAAACCCCTACGGAGGTTACTCTTCTATTGCATTGCTTCTCATAGGCAGGGATTGGCTTCTCTATACTCTATTTGCTGCTCTGATTTTTGCTATGTGTCCCTGGAGAAAAAATATTCATTCTAATAAGGAGTGA
- the truA gene encoding tRNA pseudouridine(38-40) synthase TruA: protein MEYDGGCFSGWQRQREKTTVQGEIESGLSKILSQPVNLISSGRTDAGVHAKYQVANFKTEKRVQPEDIKRALNSLLPSDIRIKFAQRVGLDFHARYSVKNKIYRYNIFTGEYISPFKVRYFWHLPLGLDFYKMSEEIGYILGKHDFINFQAKGSSVKDTKRTVSKAFLKKDGSYCSIFIEADGFLYKMVRFIVGTLVEVGRGRFEPGRVKVLLGGKRLKRGPVAPAEGLFLWKVKY, encoded by the coding sequence CTGGAGTATGACGGCGGTTGTTTCTCTGGTTGGCAGAGACAGAGAGAGAAGACTACCGTACAGGGTGAGATTGAATCGGGGCTATCTAAGATTCTGTCTCAGCCTGTGAATTTAATATCTTCGGGCAGGACAGATGCTGGAGTTCATGCAAAATATCAGGTGGCCAACTTTAAGACAGAGAAAAGAGTGCAGCCTGAAGATATTAAGAGAGCTTTAAACTCACTCTTACCTTCAGATATTAGGATTAAATTTGCACAGAGAGTGGGTTTGGATTTTCATGCTCGTTATTCTGTTAAAAACAAAATTTACAGGTATAATATATTTACAGGAGAGTATATCTCTCCGTTTAAAGTTAGATACTTCTGGCATCTGCCTTTAGGTTTGGATTTTTATAAGATGAGTGAAGAGATAGGATATATTTTAGGTAAACATGATTTTATAAATTTTCAGGCTAAAGGAAGCAGTGTTAAAGATACTAAGAGAACAGTATCTAAGGCTTTTCTGAAAAAAGACGGCAGCTATTGCAGTATCTTTATAGAGGCAGATGGTTTTCTTTATAAGATGGTAAGGTTCATTGTTGGAACTCTTGTTGAGGTTGGTAGAGGTAGATTTGAGCCTGGGAGAGTTAAAGTTCTTCTTGGCGGTAAGAGATTAAAGAGAGGTCCTGTAGCTCCAGCAGAAGGGCTTTTTCTCTGGAAGGTGAAATATTGA
- a CDS encoding class I SAM-dependent methyltransferase, translated as MKKIGVRQLQDFLKILGVDYYKDGLYYYKLLEYPLILKEIDFEESGKILDIGCGKSFLPLYFLYRGFETWVVDNGEFYADFDKFYRQILDSRRFMDDENMSIIWGNFQEIDFPTGYFDFITAISTLEHFKFSGDMQAAMKINALLKKGGRFIVTLPFSQAGTREKFFDNNGHTYFQRDYELDCVFKRIVEPSKLKLKYFYIIGERFPSLGKFFFFKMPFAKRKNTWARLFSKLFWKVYYKGKDRKLPQFKYPGVIIMVLEK; from the coding sequence TTGAAGAAGATAGGCGTAAGACAGCTGCAGGATTTTTTAAAGATTTTAGGAGTAGATTATTATAAAGATGGTCTCTATTACTATAAGCTTTTAGAATACCCCTTGATTTTAAAAGAGATAGACTTTGAAGAATCTGGAAAGATTCTTGATATAGGTTGCGGTAAAAGCTTTTTGCCGCTCTACTTTCTTTACAGGGGGTTTGAAACTTGGGTGGTGGATAATGGCGAATTCTATGCTGACTTCGATAAATTCTATAGGCAGATTCTAGATTCAAGACGTTTTATGGATGATGAGAATATGAGTATTATCTGGGGTAATTTTCAGGAAATAGATTTTCCTACAGGTTATTTTGATTTTATTACGGCTATTTCAACATTGGAGCATTTTAAGTTTAGTGGTGATATGCAGGCAGCAATGAAGATAAATGCCTTACTTAAAAAGGGTGGAAGATTTATTGTAACTCTACCTTTCTCTCAGGCCGGTACAAGAGAGAAGTTTTTTGACAATAATGGCCATACATATTTTCAGCGTGACTATGAATTGGATTGCGTCTTTAAAAGAATAGTTGAGCCTTCTAAATTAAAATTAAAATATTTTTATATTATTGGTGAGAGGTTTCCTTCTCTGGGAAAGTTTTTTTTCTTTAAAATGCCTTTTGCAAAACGTAAAAATACCTGGGCACGTCTCTTCTCTAAGCTATTTTGGAAGGTTTATTACAAAGGGAAGGATAGGAAGCTGCCCCAGTTTAAATATCCCGGAGTGATAATCATGGTACTAGAGAAATGA
- a CDS encoding glycosyltransferase family 2 protein has product MKLSKISVVMPVYDEEDSLPRIFNELKDVLTGIPYDYEIVIVDDGSKDGSWDLISSVSSSDEKIKAIRLLKNYGQTAAIQVGFENVSGNLIVVMDSDGQNDPADIPLLISKLNEGYDVVSGLRFKRKDSLVRRFFSYSGNLLIRKTTGLKIHDVGCSLKVYKKEWVDNLKLLGEMHRIFVVYLAEMGAKVAEVKVNHRERIGGRSKYGIARVMKLMMDLILYKFFTSFASRPIYVFGGTGFISISMSLSVFIFVVYRKIVFRGLWLSPLFFIAVSLFTVGILFIMLGILAEIVMRIYYQTKYGFPYKIKEKI; this is encoded by the coding sequence ATGAAGTTATCCAAGATTTCTGTTGTAATGCCGGTCTACGATGAAGAGGATAGCCTTCCCCGTATCTTTAATGAGCTGAAAGATGTCTTAACCGGAATACCCTATGATTATGAGATAGTGATTGTAGATGACGGCAGTAAGGACGGGAGCTGGGATTTAATATCGAGTGTTTCCAGTTCGGATGAAAAGATAAAGGCTATCAGGCTTCTTAAGAACTATGGGCAGACGGCGGCAATTCAGGTTGGTTTTGAGAATGTTAGCGGTAATCTCATTGTAGTTATGGATAGCGATGGACAGAATGACCCTGCCGATATCCCTCTCTTAATTTCAAAACTTAATGAAGGTTATGATGTTGTAAGCGGATTGAGATTTAAAAGAAAAGACTCTCTGGTAAGGAGGTTCTTCTCTTATTCCGGTAATCTCTTGATTAGAAAAACGACAGGACTTAAGATTCATGACGTAGGCTGCAGCTTGAAGGTATATAAGAAAGAGTGGGTTGATAATTTAAAACTTCTTGGCGAAATGCATAGAATATTCGTTGTCTATCTGGCTGAGATGGGAGCTAAAGTTGCTGAAGTTAAGGTCAACCATCGTGAGAGGATAGGGGGGCGCTCAAAGTATGGAATAGCAAGGGTTATGAAATTGATGATGGACCTGATACTCTATAAATTCTTTACAAGCTTTGCTTCAAGACCGATATATGTATTTGGCGGAACAGGTTTTATAAGTATATCTATGTCTCTATCTGTGTTTATCTTTGTTGTCTACAGGAAGATTGTCTTTCGGGGTCTCTGGTTAAGTCCGCTATTCTTTATAGCGGTGTCGTTATTTACCGTGGGAATTCTTTTTATCATGCTGGGTATACTGGCTGAAATTGTTATGCGGATCTATTATCAGACTAAGTATGGGTTTCCTTATAAAATCAAAGAGAAGATATAG
- the asnB gene encoding asparagine synthase (glutamine-hydrolyzing) — protein MCGILGSLTDSVIDNRERFKEALGLLYHRGPDEIGYFLSQNISLGCRRLKIIGLDNGNQPIVNEDGTLRIIFNGEIYNYRELRSDLKSKGHLFKTDTDTEVILHLYEEEGVGCLERFEGMFAFAIWDSRDRSLFIARDRFGIKPLFYSHNRDGFIFSSSIKPILKLLNSKPGISDKALNLYFWLDYVPSPYTIYKGISSLLPAHYLVFSKDRGLDIKKYYSLGKCDLRNRSREDIILDLRERISNSVKKHLVCDVEPGLFLSGGLDSSILAYHMNEHLGSFKTFNIGFRESSFDESRYAKLIADRFRLEYNFKCFSSDYLLGYLENIVSRLDQPFADHSLLPTYLLSDFSSRKLKLVLSGDGGDELFCGYQTYIAHRLFRFYKIMPLKLRESFLRLALSLVPVSDRYFSLNFCLDRFSRSQSINDIKRHISWMESFGQERRELLNDRYEDVEDEYIDFIQDKFISDSKGLEKIQKFDIYSYLSNDILYKTDFSSMQNSLEVRVPYLEKSVVELALSLPENLKLRNLRDTKHILRSAYRGSLPAAILERKKAGFSLPVAGMLRGQLKSMLNDLIEDNSSLRYLNRGYLKDIFLEHLQYRKNNRKILWNILIFSIWSIKHEAE, from the coding sequence ATGTGCGGTATTCTCGGTTCATTAACCGATAGCGTTATAGATAACAGAGAGAGATTTAAGGAGGCTCTTGGTCTTTTATACCATCGCGGCCCTGATGAGATTGGGTATTTTCTGAGTCAGAATATTAGCCTGGGTTGCCGCAGGCTTAAGATCATAGGGTTAGATAATGGTAATCAGCCTATAGTTAATGAAGATGGTACATTAAGGATAATATTTAATGGGGAAATATATAATTACAGAGAGTTAAGATCAGATCTTAAATCCAAAGGTCATCTTTTCAAAACCGATACCGATACAGAGGTTATCCTCCATCTTTATGAAGAGGAAGGAGTTGGATGTTTAGAGCGTTTTGAAGGTATGTTTGCTTTTGCTATTTGGGATAGCCGGGATAGGAGCCTTTTTATTGCCAGAGATAGGTTCGGTATTAAGCCGCTTTTCTATTCCCATAACAGAGATGGATTTATTTTCTCGTCTTCTATCAAACCTATCTTGAAGCTTCTAAATAGTAAGCCTGGTATATCTGATAAGGCCTTAAATCTCTACTTTTGGCTGGACTATGTGCCTTCACCCTACACCATATATAAGGGTATATCCTCTCTGCTGCCGGCCCATTACCTTGTTTTTTCAAAAGATAGGGGTTTAGATATAAAAAAGTATTATAGCCTGGGGAAGTGCGATCTTAGAAATAGAAGCAGAGAGGATATTATTTTAGATCTGAGAGAGCGTATCTCGAACTCAGTTAAGAAACATCTTGTTTGCGATGTTGAGCCGGGTCTTTTTTTAAGCGGAGGACTTGATTCAAGTATATTGGCTTATCATATGAATGAGCACCTGGGTTCTTTTAAGACATTCAATATCGGTTTTAGGGAGAGTAGCTTTGATGAATCAAGGTATGCAAAGTTGATTGCAGATCGGTTTAGGCTGGAATACAACTTTAAATGTTTTTCCAGCGATTATCTTTTAGGATATTTAGAGAATATTGTTTCCAGGCTGGATCAGCCTTTTGCCGATCATTCACTATTACCTACTTATCTTCTCTCCGATTTCAGTTCTAGAAAATTAAAGCTGGTTCTTTCTGGTGATGGAGGAGATGAGTTGTTTTGCGGGTATCAGACATATATTGCTCATAGATTATTTCGTTTTTATAAGATTATGCCTTTAAAATTAAGAGAGAGTTTTTTAAGATTGGCTCTCTCTCTTGTCCCGGTTTCTGATAGATATTTTAGTTTAAACTTTTGTCTGGACAGATTTTCGAGGTCTCAAAGTATAAATGATATTAAGAGGCATATCTCCTGGATGGAAAGTTTTGGTCAGGAAAGAAGAGAACTTTTAAATGATAGATATGAAGATGTTGAGGATGAGTATATAGATTTTATTCAGGATAAGTTTATATCAGACTCTAAGGGGTTAGAGAAGATTCAAAAGTTCGATATTTATAGCTATCTTAGTAATGACATTTTATATAAGACTGATTTTTCAAGCATGCAGAATTCATTAGAAGTCAGGGTTCCTTATTTAGAGAAGAGTGTGGTTGAGCTGGCTTTATCATTGCCTGAGAATCTGAAATTAAGGAATCTCAGAGATACTAAACATATATTGCGATCTGCCTACAGAGGTAGTTTGCCCGCTGCGATTCTCGAGAGGAAAAAAGCAGGCTTCAGTTTGCCTGTAGCAGGAATGTTGAGGGGTCAGTTAAAGAGTATGCTTAATGATCTTATCGAAGATAACAGTAGTCTAAGATATTTAAATAGAGGTTATCTGAAAGATATCTTCTTGGAACATTTGCAATATAGGAAGAATAACCGTAAAATACTTTGGAATATTTTGATTTTCTCTATATGGTCCATAAAACATGAAGCAGAATAA
- a CDS encoding radical SAM protein gives MNTKMFQPLIDGAKSDLLLLMIHTWYPWMPPLGISYISNYMESKGYKALLFDFNAKLYNNTSGEKKRFWDISTISSLPLQDIVALLINSFSKEIDELIDIVLKRPEPIIGFSTNYLSIHVVNHIAKIIKSRNSDKLLIAGGPGCFWDHDRSVVEPGAIDIFVLGEGERPLYNIVESFYKGSSLENIPGTIFIKDKKEIDNRPADPIFDLNSIPYPDFKNLDLDDYGFGEKQTRTLPLLASRGCISKCTFCIDHFMCTPFRMREPRNIVDEIKFHIKENGVKNFSFNDLLCNGDLKRLREFAELIKEESLNIQWGSYAVARGDMDLELLKSLKDAGCVSLCYGIESGSDKILKVMSKIYTASDAERVLRLTKEAGIKATFNIIIGYPGEGRREFKQTLRFVKRNRAYTESIINVSTLFINPTAALGVEPEKFNIYFPRHPRSFKFISLKKALIPKYYSLFGISSAVKDTKGVDISEFVDKNGNTKPVRLKRLVKTLYFLQRLGLFRNEPIINVYATRNRKVKKAIEYIGSRQSLTSGDLSVKCNREGFVRIFLKHKCITAGPGLNIAFWIKDNWYDTSRYIWEIKKIGLNRIEILINMDDIAIEHKWLLELKPEGLYWHINVCFRAKNYTVNETKIGLQLSEFYKHWYSKSYQGEFPVLDDKWKSLDLEDVQSIWAMTEGGSPLGVEMSKIKSSIPLSLRMESSYAKYGFRFLAFRNKIIRPYNNNKLNIKLFFGFREIPKSYLKIKEEKRALEKKEFQIVGAGDELNERREPLYVKRFRFLDLSINKGIKLYYKQREITSGCGAIITCHHNGRIFDSRDAIWSLIGGKNYDIFDLYWENICFQIEWGIRVKRNNILWSFRVNSLEKIELKELKFGLFLNKKYDSWSLGPFRGGLPDSVKDRWDYLPLTKSNDNKILLSSSQNNLPALSFSKSKLGFFQIEVPDLNIAEGKIIYAALNNLCLKSGKPLNFHYKIGLEE, from the coding sequence ATGAATACGAAAATGTTCCAACCTCTTATTGACGGCGCTAAATCGGATCTGTTGCTTTTAATGATTCACACCTGGTATCCCTGGATGCCCCCTCTAGGCATATCTTATATATCAAATTATATGGAGTCTAAGGGTTATAAAGCGCTGCTCTTTGATTTTAATGCCAAACTATACAATAATACTTCCGGTGAGAAGAAGAGGTTCTGGGATATAAGCACTATAAGCAGCTTACCGCTGCAGGATATAGTAGCTCTTTTGATAAATAGTTTTTCCAAAGAGATTGATGAATTAATCGATATAGTTCTTAAACGTCCAGAACCTATTATAGGATTCTCTACTAATTATTTAAGTATCCACGTTGTGAATCATATTGCTAAAATTATCAAAAGTAGAAATAGTGATAAGTTACTGATTGCAGGGGGTCCAGGTTGTTTCTGGGATCATGATCGCAGTGTTGTCGAACCTGGAGCGATAGATATTTTTGTTTTAGGAGAGGGAGAGAGGCCGCTCTATAATATAGTGGAGAGTTTTTATAAAGGGTCTAGTCTGGAAAATATTCCAGGCACTATATTTATAAAAGATAAAAAAGAGATAGATAATAGGCCGGCTGATCCGATATTTGATTTAAACAGCATCCCCTACCCGGATTTTAAAAATCTAGATTTAGATGACTATGGATTTGGTGAAAAACAGACCAGAACTCTGCCTCTATTGGCCAGTCGCGGCTGTATCTCCAAGTGCACTTTCTGCATAGATCACTTTATGTGTACCCCTTTTAGGATGAGAGAGCCAAGAAATATAGTCGATGAGATAAAGTTTCATATAAAAGAAAATGGTGTAAAAAACTTCTCTTTTAACGACCTGCTCTGTAACGGAGATTTAAAGAGACTCAGAGAATTTGCTGAGCTTATCAAAGAAGAGTCTCTCAATATACAGTGGGGCAGTTATGCTGTTGCCAGAGGGGATATGGATTTAGAGCTATTGAAGAGTCTTAAAGATGCAGGCTGTGTATCTCTCTGTTATGGGATAGAGAGCGGGTCAGATAAAATCTTAAAGGTGATGAGCAAGATTTATACTGCCTCTGATGCTGAGCGGGTCTTAAGGTTGACAAAAGAGGCAGGCATAAAGGCTACTTTTAACATAATTATAGGCTATCCCGGGGAGGGGAGAAGGGAGTTCAAGCAGACTCTCCGTTTCGTAAAGAGAAACAGAGCTTACACAGAGAGTATTATCAATGTCTCTACTCTCTTTATCAATCCTACGGCAGCACTTGGTGTGGAGCCTGAAAAGTTTAATATTTATTTTCCAAGACACCCCCGGAGTTTTAAGTTTATTTCATTAAAAAAGGCTTTGATTCCTAAATATTATAGTCTTTTTGGTATAAGTTCAGCTGTCAAAGATACGAAAGGAGTGGATATTTCGGAATTTGTCGATAAAAACGGAAACACAAAACCAGTAAGACTAAAAAGGTTAGTAAAGACACTCTATTTCTTGCAAAGACTGGGATTGTTTAGAAACGAGCCGATTATAAATGTTTATGCCACTAGGAACAGAAAAGTAAAGAAGGCTATTGAATATATAGGGAGCAGGCAGAGCCTTACCTCTGGAGATCTTAGCGTTAAATGCAACAGGGAAGGTTTTGTAAGGATATTTTTAAAACATAAGTGTATCACTGCAGGCCCGGGACTGAATATTGCTTTTTGGATTAAAGATAATTGGTATGATACATCTAGATATATCTGGGAGATTAAAAAGATAGGTTTAAATAGGATTGAGATTTTGATCAATATGGATGATATTGCTATAGAACACAAGTGGCTCTTAGAGCTTAAACCTGAAGGATTATATTGGCATATCAATGTCTGTTTTAGGGCCAAAAACTATACTGTTAACGAGACTAAGATAGGACTTCAGCTCTCAGAGTTTTATAAACATTGGTATTCTAAGTCTTATCAGGGAGAGTTTCCTGTTTTAGATGATAAATGGAAGAGCTTAGATCTGGAAGATGTCCAGAGTATTTGGGCTATGACAGAAGGAGGCTCTCCTTTAGGGGTTGAGATGAGTAAGATTAAAAGCTCTATACCTTTGAGTTTGAGGATGGAGAGTTCTTATGCAAAGTACGGTTTTAGATTCTTAGCCTTCAGGAATAAAATTATTAGGCCTTACAACAATAATAAGTTGAATATTAAACTGTTTTTTGGTTTTCGGGAAATACCCAAATCTTATTTAAAGATAAAAGAAGAGAAGAGAGCGTTAGAGAAAAAAGAGTTTCAGATTGTTGGAGCCGGGGATGAACTTAACGAAAGAAGAGAGCCTCTCTATGTAAAGAGATTTCGTTTTTTAGATTTAAGTATAAATAAAGGTATAAAGTTGTATTATAAGCAACGTGAGATAACGTCTGGGTGCGGAGCTATTATAACATGCCACCATAATGGCAGGATATTTGACAGTAGAGATGCTATCTGGAGCCTTATAGGTGGTAAAAATTATGATATCTTCGATCTCTATTGGGAGAATATATGTTTTCAAATAGAATGGGGGATAAGAGTTAAGAGAAACAATATTTTATGGAGCTTTAGAGTTAATTCCTTAGAGAAGATAGAGTTAAAAGAATTGAAGTTTGGTCTTTTTTTAAATAAAAAATATGATTCTTGGTCTTTGGGTCCGTTCAGGGGGGGGTTGCCGGATAGCGTTAAAGATAGGTGGGATTATCTTCCTCTTACAAAAAGTAATGACAATAAAATATTATTAAGCTCTAGTCAAAATAATCTTCCCGCTCTTTCATTCTCTAAATCCAAACTGGGATTTTTTCAAATAGAGGTACCCGATTTAAATATTGCAGAAGGTAAGATTATCTATGCTGCTTTAAATAATTTATGTCTTAAGAGCGGAAAACCGTTAAATTTTCACTACAAGATTGGTCTGGAAGAATAA